The Pontibacter pudoricolor genome contains a region encoding:
- a CDS encoding Ig-like domain-containing protein, which yields MKRYILFFLTIFFVVACSSSENPSPAATESISLLTKTATPGQIVISQAADKPEITSTSVIKVGELDVQVFAGDSNQVLFIMPVLASGNVVVNYSGIGISKQLDLTVGAYTTITNPAAVANAFTTELDAVAKKLQAYVNDPIIQLDPAYIAVLNQQNQAVKENFSKLTAEEQLKLAYMLQSITPDESEFSLDEPDPNNYRINNTADPGEEIYRTGKNFVKSMIAGSVSLFLGTQLAMLPSPLLFDKVAAAACMATSVGFFVKAHSEAQRIALLKGVAETILESFSGNRVGVVIPGGRQAAADETVFNKDKAKVLTLNGEYRTLVKTDAGSSVAFFATTFKYLAKMQESYNTILATTNKIKSWFFGSGPSIPEYKDPIKTQAAKKELPLPSGKVAFKNISDAKIQLSATPAADGKFNLVATSTATGLQDKPFSFDVLFTDNNLGVLLTKKVTAIYRPAQPHAVSLVDGNNQEGEPGKLLAKPLKVKVIDADGNALKDIEVEWTVKSGNGTLSAAKTVTDAQGMTEVTWKMHQTPSADQRVEAMVRKGDGTLVNGAPVAFKATLGIVTRLINGSPWKLTSYIVDGEEQFNFKNLGNKTCYPAGIYDKTRFVEGTFSFSSTTLTKNIKSEEHTYNCNAKSFDISYNNNWSGAHQWKIDKGTGKLVFMNDGQEEAWLAITIISDTKIRFDGIGGRGEDEMGFSFEIED from the coding sequence ATGAAAAGATACATACTCTTTTTCTTAACAATTTTCTTTGTCGTAGCCTGTAGTTCATCAGAGAATCCGTCACCCGCTGCTACAGAGTCTATTTCACTTCTTACTAAAACAGCTACTCCCGGGCAAATAGTAATTTCTCAGGCGGCAGATAAACCTGAGATTACTTCTACTTCTGTAATTAAAGTTGGAGAACTGGACGTGCAGGTTTTTGCCGGGGATTCTAACCAGGTACTTTTTATCATGCCTGTACTTGCTTCCGGAAATGTAGTGGTTAATTACAGCGGAATAGGTATCAGTAAGCAACTTGATTTGACAGTAGGAGCTTATACGACGATAACTAACCCTGCTGCTGTGGCCAATGCCTTTACAACTGAATTAGATGCTGTTGCGAAAAAACTGCAAGCGTATGTAAATGATCCTATTATACAGTTGGATCCTGCCTACATAGCTGTATTGAATCAGCAGAACCAGGCTGTGAAAGAGAACTTCTCTAAACTGACTGCTGAAGAACAGTTAAAGCTAGCCTACATGCTGCAAAGTATAACACCAGATGAAAGCGAGTTTAGTTTAGATGAGCCTGATCCGAATAACTATAGAATAAATAATACTGCCGACCCCGGCGAAGAAATTTACAGAACCGGGAAGAACTTTGTAAAAAGCATGATTGCCGGTTCTGTAAGCTTATTTCTTGGTACACAGTTAGCTATGCTTCCTTCCCCATTGTTATTTGATAAGGTAGCAGCCGCAGCTTGTATGGCCACAAGTGTTGGTTTTTTTGTGAAGGCACATTCTGAAGCACAAAGAATAGCCCTGTTAAAAGGTGTGGCAGAGACAATACTTGAATCATTTTCTGGTAACCGTGTAGGCGTGGTAATTCCCGGTGGAAGACAAGCAGCAGCAGATGAGACTGTCTTTAACAAAGATAAAGCAAAAGTGCTGACCTTAAATGGTGAATACCGAACACTGGTAAAAACAGATGCCGGTTCTTCTGTAGCCTTTTTTGCCACTACCTTCAAGTACCTGGCCAAAATGCAGGAATCGTACAATACCATTTTGGCAACTACCAATAAAATCAAAAGCTGGTTCTTTGGGTCCGGCCCAAGCATCCCGGAATATAAAGATCCGATAAAGACCCAGGCTGCTAAGAAAGAACTACCACTACCATCCGGTAAAGTAGCTTTTAAGAATATCTCCGATGCCAAGATTCAACTCTCGGCTACTCCTGCAGCAGATGGTAAGTTTAACCTTGTTGCAACCAGCACTGCTACCGGCCTGCAGGATAAGCCATTCAGTTTTGATGTTTTATTTACGGATAATAACCTGGGCGTGCTTCTTACCAAAAAAGTGACTGCTATTTACAGGCCTGCTCAACCACATGCTGTTTCGCTGGTAGACGGAAATAACCAGGAAGGTGAACCGGGTAAGCTGTTAGCGAAGCCTTTGAAAGTAAAAGTGATAGATGCAGATGGAAATGCCTTGAAGGACATAGAGGTAGAATGGACTGTTAAATCAGGAAATGGTACCTTAAGCGCAGCTAAGACAGTTACTGATGCCCAAGGCATGACTGAAGTAACCTGGAAGATGCATCAAACGCCTTCCGCGGATCAAAGAGTTGAAGCGATGGTGAGAAAAGGGGATGGCACTTTGGTAAATGGAGCTCCTGTTGCATTTAAAGCTACGCTGGGCATAGTAACCAGGCTGATAAATGGAAGCCCATGGAAACTTACATCCTATATTGTAGATGGAGAAGAGCAATTTAATTTTAAAAATTTAGGTAACAAAACGTGTTATCCGGCTGGAATTTATGATAAAACTAGATTTGTTGAAGGGACGTTTTCTTTTAGTTCAACTACCCTAACAAAGAACATTAAATCAGAAGAACACACTTATAATTGTAACGCTAAATCTTTTGACATAAGCTATAATAACAATTGGAGTGGTGCTCACCAATGGAAAATAGATAAAGGTACCGGGAAATTAGTCTTTATGAATGATGGCCAGGAAGAAGCTTGGCTGGCAATTACTATAATTTCTGATACCAAAATAAGGTTCGATGGTATAGGTGGTAGAGGAGAGGATGAGATGGGTTTTTCATTTGAAATAGAAGACTAA
- the gap gene encoding type I glyceraldehyde-3-phosphate dehydrogenase — protein MSKIKVAINGFGRIGRLTFKALLQKENVEVVAINDLTNTKTLAHLLKYDSVHGKFDGTVEATDNGIIVNGREIRITAEREPKNLPWGQLGVDVVLESTGRFVDEQGAGGHLEAGAKKVVISAPAKGNIPTVVLGVNEDILKGDETIVSNASCTTNCLAPMAKVLDDTFGIEKGYITTVHAYTSDQSLQDSPHSDLRRARAAAYSIIPTSTGAAKAVGLVLPHLKGKLDGVAMRVPIPDGSLTDLTCILKRPVTKEEINAAMKKAAEGEMKGILEYTEDPIVSIDIVGNPHSCIFDAELTSANETLVKVVGWYDNETGYSNRAADLIAKIGQ, from the coding sequence ATGTCTAAAATTAAAGTTGCAATTAACGGTTTTGGCCGTATCGGTAGACTTACTTTTAAGGCACTGCTCCAGAAAGAGAATGTAGAAGTAGTTGCTATCAACGACCTTACCAATACTAAAACACTCGCCCATTTGCTTAAGTATGACTCCGTACATGGCAAGTTTGATGGCACGGTAGAAGCTACTGATAACGGCATTATCGTAAATGGCCGTGAAATCAGAATTACAGCTGAGCGCGAGCCTAAAAACCTGCCTTGGGGACAGCTTGGCGTAGATGTAGTACTTGAATCAACTGGTCGTTTTGTGGACGAGCAGGGCGCTGGCGGTCACCTGGAAGCCGGTGCTAAAAAAGTAGTTATCTCTGCACCTGCAAAAGGTAACATACCTACAGTTGTACTAGGCGTGAACGAAGACATCCTGAAAGGTGATGAAACTATAGTTTCCAACGCATCGTGCACAACAAACTGCCTTGCACCAATGGCTAAAGTACTTGACGATACTTTCGGTATCGAGAAAGGCTATATTACAACTGTGCACGCATATACTTCTGATCAGAGCCTGCAGGATTCGCCACATAGCGACCTGAGAAGAGCGCGTGCTGCTGCTTACTCTATCATCCCAACATCTACTGGTGCTGCTAAGGCGGTAGGTCTTGTATTGCCACACCTTAAAGGTAAACTGGATGGCGTTGCAATGCGCGTGCCTATTCCGGATGGCTCTCTTACAGACTTAACCTGTATCTTAAAGAGACCGGTTACAAAAGAAGAAATTAATGCGGCGATGAAAAAGGCTGCTGAAGGTGAAATGAAAGGCATTCTGGAGTATACCGAAGATCCGATTGTTTCTATCGATATCGTTGGCAACCCACACTCTTGTATTTTTGATGCAGAGCTTACTTCAGCGAACGAAACACTTGTAAAAGTAGTAGGCTGGTACGATAACGAAACCGGTTACTCTAACAGAGCTGCTGACCTGATCGCGAAGATCGGACAATAA